A region of Zeugodacus cucurbitae isolate PBARC_wt_2022May chromosome 5, idZeuCucr1.2, whole genome shotgun sequence DNA encodes the following proteins:
- the LOC105210613 gene encoding U4/U6.U5 tri-snRNP-associated protein 2, whose translation MSTNGIEPVSKRPKVEQKPAANGKIKEEHDEYELEPSAFNPKYRVCPYLDTINRHLLDFDFEKLCSISLTRINVYACLVCGKYFQGRGTNTHAYTHSVSEAHHVFLNLQTLRFYCLPDNYEIIDSSLDDIKYVLNPTFEPKDIRQLDRSEPKYSRTVDGTLYLPGVVGLNNIKANDYCNVVLHALSHVGPLRDYYLREQNYAKIKRPPGDSIFNLVQRFGELMRKMWNPRNFKAHVSPHEMLQAVVLWSNKSFQITEQGDPIDFLSWFLHTLHRALKGNKKPDSSIIHKIFLGEMKIFTRKIPPVELEDTQKSLLLATEEYQEKCEDSNFLYLTCDLPPPPLFTDEFRENIIPQVNLYQLLAKFNGTTEKEYNTYKDNFLKRFEITRLPQYIILYIKRFTKNTFFLEKNPTIVNFPIKNVDFGDILSMKNREQLKNTKYNLVANIVHDGEPKKGTYRAHILHKANGQWYEMQDLHVTEILPPMITLTESYIQIYERNND comes from the exons ATGTCAACAAATG GTATTGAACCGGTGTCCAAAAGGCCGAAGGTAGAACAGAAGCCAGCCGCTAATGGCAAAATCAAGGAAGAGCATGATGAATACG AACTTGAACCGTCTGCATTTAATCCAAAATATCGTGTCTGTCCATATCTGGATACGATTAATCGTCACCTACTAGATTTTGATTTTGAGAAATTGTGTTCAATCTCGCTGACGCGCATAAACGTTTACGCTTGTCTTGTTTGTGGCAAATATTTCCAAGGGCGCGGCACCAACACGCACGCTTATACACATTCCGTATCGGAGGCGCATCATGTTTTTCTCAATCTACAAACACTACGTTTCTACTGTCTGCCagataattatgaaattattgacTCATCACTGGACGATATCAAATATGTGCTGAACCCCACTTTTGAACCCAAAGATATACGGCAGCTGGATCGCTCTGAGCCGAAATACTCACGCACTGTAGACGGTACGCTTTATCTACCCGGTGTTGTAGGTTTGAATAATATAAAAGCCAACGACTACTGTAACGTTGTGCTGCACGCGCTATCACACGTGGGCCCATTACGCGATTACTATCTGCGTGAACAAAATTATGCGAAAATAAAACGACCGCCAGGTGATTCTATATTTAATCTAGTGCAACGTTTTGGCGAACTTATGCGTAAAATGTGGAATCCGCGAAATTTCAAAGCGCACGTATCGCCGCACGAAATGTTGCAGGCCGTGGTGTTGTGGTCcaataaaagttttcaaataacGGAACAAGGTGATCCCATTGATTTTCTATCTTGGTTCTTGCACACGTTACATCGCGCACTGAAAGGCAACAAAAAGCCAGATTCATCTATCATACACAAAATCTTTTTgggtgaaatgaaaatttttacacgCAAAATCCCCCCAGTAGAGCTGGAAGACACGCAGAAATCGTTACTTTTAGCCACTGAGGAATATCAGGAGAAATGTGAAGATTCTAACTTTCTGTATCTTACCTGCGATCTGCCGCCGCCACCGTTGTTCACGGACGAATTTCGCGAAAATATCATACCACAAGTTAACCTCTATCAATTGCTAGCGAAATTCAATGGCACAACCGAAAAGGAATATAATACGTATAAAGATAACTTTTTGAAGCGGTTCGAAATCACACGTTTGCCACagtatattatactatatatcaaACGTTTCACGAAGAATACCTTCTTCCTGGAGAAGAATCCCACTATCGTCAATTTTCCCATTAA AAACGTGGACTTTGGCGATATTTTGTCAATGAAGAATCGTGAACAACtcaaaaataccaaatataATTTAGTAGCGAATATTGTGCACGATGGGGAGCCGAAAAAGGGCACTTATCGTGCACATATTTTGCATAAAGCCAACGGACAGTGGTACGAAATGCAAGATTTGCATGTAACGGAAATTCTGCCACCCATGATCACACTTACAGAGTCATATATACAGATTTATGAACGGAATAATGATTGA
- the LOC105210658 gene encoding uncharacterized protein LOC105210658, with amino-acid sequence MAEGTYEYECMRAELLGIDKPNEEEFEKARAERLRREQEELEAAEAVLLEQQEDQMRNVGGRLDELNTILSSTQQKLNRFKQTACGSLSNIFSRGSVDLVDGTPSTSATASRRNTTATGGSISGHQNDDKEDSDINNASEDNGDDVKDQENASDIKPIIPTEKIRAAKIDIQKKMTSHLDKLDSLINKADNAEISMSEQTKQMSRMAK; translated from the exons ATGGCTGAAGGCACATACGAATATGAGTGTATGCGGGCTGAATTGTTAGGCATTGACAAGCCTAATGAGGAGGAATTCGAGAAGGCGCGCGCTGAGCGTTTGCGACGTGAACAGGAGGAGTTAGAGGCCGCCGAGGCTGTG ctacTAGAACAGCAGGAAGACCAAATGCGTAATGTAGGCGGTCGTTTAGATGAGTTGAATACGATATTATCATCTACACAACAGAAGTTAAATCGCTTCAAGCAAACAGCTTGTGGTAgtctatcaaatatttttagccGTGGCTCAGTAGATTTGGTAGATGGCACACCTTCCACCTCAGCGACAGCCAGTCGACGTAATACCACCGCGACTGGAGGCAGCATTAGTGGTCATCAAAATGATGACAAGGAGGACTCCGATATAAATAATGCTTCAGAAGATAACGGTGATGATGTGAAAGATCAGGAAAATGCGAGTGATATTAAACCCATTATACCAACGGAGAAAATTAGGGCAGCAAAAATTGATATACAGAAGAAAATGACTTCACACTTAGACAAATTAGATTCATTAATTAACAAGGCCGACAATGCGGAAATATCAATGTCCgagcaaacaaaacaaatgaGTCGTATGGCAAAGTAA